A section of the Clostridium felsineum DSM 794 genome encodes:
- a CDS encoding chemotaxis protein CheW, whose product MSEFEGSILNKEDTQNGKFLIFNTDGEQYGIEIKHVIEIIGISPISEIPELPKYIMGVINLRGKVIPVIDIRLRFNKSFKDYNDRTCIVIIEVEDMLIGVIVDKVLEVLRIKEEEIMEPPEISRDKKGYIKAIGKSHNEINFILDCERLISSEEIKKLSSKNDVREDN is encoded by the coding sequence ATGTCTGAATTTGAAGGAAGCATTTTGAATAAGGAAGACACACAAAATGGTAAATTTCTAATTTTTAATACTGACGGAGAACAGTATGGTATAGAAATTAAACATGTAATAGAAATTATAGGTATAAGTCCTATTAGTGAAATCCCTGAATTACCTAAATATATAATGGGTGTTATTAATCTTAGAGGAAAGGTTATACCTGTAATTGATATAAGACTTAGATTTAATAAATCATTTAAAGATTATAATGATAGGACTTGTATAGTAATAATTGAAGTGGAAGATATGTTAATTGGTGTTATAGTTGATAAAGTATTAGAGGTATTAAGAATAAAAGAGGAGGAGATAATGGAACCGCCAGAAATAAGTAGGGATAAGAAGGGATATATTAAAGCAATAGGTAAGTCCCACAATGAAATTAATTTTATCTTAGATTGTGAAAGGTTAATTAGTTCTGAGGAAATAAAAAAATTAAGCTCCAAAAACGACGTTAGGGAGGATAATTAA